In Sesamum indicum cultivar Zhongzhi No. 13 linkage group LG1, S_indicum_v1.0, whole genome shotgun sequence, the sequence ATTTATCatcttttgttaaaattttaacggatctttcttcaaattgatgaaatttaaaatttgaaggacTAAATTTGATAAGAACAAAACATGAAGGaccaattataaataaataacatacttaaacaaccaaaaatgatatttacccaaaaaagaaatatacattccctctttctctttctttctcacaACTCTAAATTCTTAAACCCTAATTTCTTTCTCACTCTTCTCAGTTCTCAAATTTCACTCACTATCACCAGCCCAATTTCTTTCTCGTTTCTTtccactcttttttttttctttctccccAATTTCCAAATCTAAATCTTAAAAGGATTAAACCCCAGCCTCAAAACCAACGATTGCAAGCCCCAATCCATCTACCAGCGGTAACGAGGAAGGCGATTGCTGTTCTGTCGGCCAAGCAAGAAGCTCGAACAGGTTTGACATTACATCTCACTGTCTTAGTCTCACCGTCGGCTTGTGTATGGGCGGCGCCTATGAGGAGAAAAtggttctttaatttttgtggtgtTGTTCTAGTCTTTTTATActtgttaatattttgttttacaatCAGCACTAATTCATATTATTGAATTCTCCAAATATCTCCAATAGCATTTCGAGCTATTCTGGAAAATCGTATTcgcaagaataaaaataaaatctacaATCAGCGCTTTTTTTGGGGGTGTTAAACATATAttgaaagtttatatttatcattgttatatctatattattggagatatatgtaattcttgaatgctaaaatattatttttatacaccaatttgaattttctgtatTGGTTTGGtgcttcaagaaatgaaaatggatATGAACTGATTTGATATGTGAAGGAGAAACAGTTGGGGTGAACGGTGGGCTTGAACTAAACAATTTGCTGAGCTCGagctataaaaaataaatcgatCTTGAGCCAACCAAAAATGATCAAGTTCGGCATTACACCCCTAACTTCTACTCTAAAGACTGCTTTCTACATCGATGGTTGAgctttcaaaaaaataaataaatatcgaTGGTTAGAGCAGACTTCAAAGACTGAATTTGTTAACAGAATAGCCTAAGTAAATCCTCTGATTCTGTGCTGCAGCTTTCCATGTGTTAATTTTACAGCTCTTTCAATcatgttatttatttcaaaGACGGAGCTTTATAAATAGGCGTTATGCAATCACTGACATTTCTTGAGCATCAAGAACTCAATTGGATTTTTTGAGCTATAAATGCTGAAAGAATTAATCAAACAGGCATCAACTCTCAGATCTGGCAATGGCTACAGCTCTATTTGCAAAAAGAGCACCATTCGCAATTGAAGAAACCTCAGCTCTCTTCAGAAGTTCATTCAGCTTTCTACGCAACATTAGCACCACAACACCCATCAACAGTTCTGCTGAAAATGCTGTGGCAGCTGGTGGTGAAGCCAAGAAGccaaagaggaagaagaagaacttGTTTGAGGTGGCCCAGTTTCTGCCCAACTGGGGTATTGGCTATCACATGGCCAAAACGCACTGGACTGGTGTCTCTTATGAGATAACTAAAATCAATCTCTACAAAGTAAAGTCttatcttttttcattttcttgtattgtAATCATGTTGTATTGTTTTCGAATGTATAATGGTCATCATGCATCtagttttttcttaattatctattaatGTTACTATAAATACCTGGGCTTTTCTGGTTATTCCATCTTTTGTACTATTAGTGTTTAATAGTTAATTTGACTGTTTTTGGTTACAACACATTTCAGTTTGGAGTCTGTGTACTGcttttatataatctttttatagtcttggatttgtaattttgttacATTATGTATTCTAATAGATTTTTATGTGGTATTTTCAGGACGGAAGGCATGGCAAGGCTTGGGGAATTGCTCATAAAGATGGTAATTTCTCTCTTTcccaaaagaaatataaatcttgGAAAGCATTTCTTTGGCTTTTCAGTTTTGAATCTTTAGATAacagtaatatttttatgcaggatacttttattcaatttacATTTAATCGACTTATGATAAATGGGAATTGAATGCATTTTCATCCTCTTTGTAATCAAACGAAAGCAatcaatgttttctttttacatagaaagaagaaatgtcggtgtcaaattttaaatcatgtgCAGAGAGCTCATCTGATTCTATTAAAGCTTCAGAATATTTGGAAACCAATTTTTCTGGGCCGCGTTGCACATTTAGGATATTCTCTTTTTCGTATTACTGTATGCAATCCAGAGAAACTAGCTGATAAACGCTGATGCAATTGAGTTATTTCAGGTGTGCCAGTTGCAGATGCCCCCAAGAAAATAAGCGGGGTGCACAAGCGCTGCTGGAAATATATTACAAACCCAAAAAGAACTGAAGAAAGTTCCCAGAAACAAGACCTGCCCGCTGCTTGACCCTGTTTATTTGTTGAGAGGCACAAGTTTGCACGAAAATTCTTGCCTTGATAAGGTACAAGTGAATTACGAGTGCTGAATAGAGACATTGTCCGAGAGAAGCATATCATTGGATCATTAACCATGCCAATATTTCGGTTCAGGTCCTGACATATGCTCCCTGTTGTTATGGCATAATCCTGTGAATTTTGGTTTTTCCATCGTTCGGTAAAATTATTTGCCGGGGTTTGTTCATACTCGCAGAATTTGTTTTGGCATATGATTTCAGATGACTGCATATCGGATTTTTAATAACCTCATGttagtagttattataacttatttggagaatagttattattaggacTTGCCGTCGCATAAAACCTAAGGTTTAGGTGTCAATCGCAAGAATAGATtaattacaagaaattttCCGTTGTTCACTGGCTGTTCAATGCACTGTTTGATCCATGGAATTTTCCCAAcgtaaaattacaattttacgACATTACTTAATTATGAGACGGTGCTGAACCATAATTGCtcatatttacttaattatgtGACGGTGCTGAACCataattactcatattttttggAGTTCTTGTgtttataatgacaaaatgAACTCAGCCATGTAGGCAtgtctcttttttctttctagtcTTTTCTAATTTACTTGCAATATcactattttcttaattatattggTTGAGCGGTCAGACAAAtgtagtattaatttaaatcatgaTTCCGAAGTTAAGTAAATCAATGATGTCcggtaaatattaaaatcgcTAATTCAGGCAGCACGACACATTAGTTTCACACTTATTtccaaaacataataattggAATTGCAAGCATATGAACTTGGAAAAAACTTATACCTGCTAGTTTGATATGAATCATTGAGAATCCGTATACCTTCATGTGAAGAAGAGATGTCACTGAAATTCAAGTACACGTGGCTATAAAGGAGCATCCGTGATCGATCCCTCAACAGCTGCACAAGTTCAAAAAGTCCAACAATGTGGAGTACAACACTTCCAGAGACAAATATCCTAAGAATTTCCTGCTTTCTGATTCAACATCAGACATGTCTGGATGAAGCTTGTGTTCCTCCACGAGTCCATCATCCACCGTTAACCACCAAGAGATGCATCCCTTAGTATCTTCGGGGTCCACATGGGCCACCAGTCGAACTATTTCACCCTGATCCAGTTCGAAAGCAAGGGATAAGAAATCTCTGTTTGCCTTGATACCAACAGTAAGGGCTTCCTCATGCAGCCACTGGATAATCTGACTAGCGACCTGCAGAAGAATTTCTGCAAAAATTAGTTTTAAGTGCGTCCATGGAACATTAACCATACTCTCCAAACGTTAAAAAAGTGTAAGCTATGAGTCTGATATGCCTTATACAAGCTAGGAGTATATTATGCCTTAACAACGCCTGACATCTTCCAAAAGTTCTTAACTTTTTTGGACATTTTCCAAAAGTTCCCTTCATGAATTTCAACCATAAGGGGCGTGAACATCAGTCATCAGTTATGAAGTGCAGTTTCAAAGGGAGGGAAAAACGAGCGATATTAACTTTAAGGGAATGCCTCTAGCAAATAAATGTTTTTCTGTATGCTACTGTGGATATTCAGAAAGAACAAACACAATTAGCAATTCTTCTGGTTTACCTTAGAATGCGTACACAAAGCACAACCACGGTTTCCAGCTGGGGAAATTACATGGGCCTCAAACACGCAACAATAATCTCAATTTAAATTGTCTAATACATATTGTATATATGATTCACATACCTGCTGGAGGAGTATTATAGGAAGATCAACCAAGTCACAGTCATATCCATTAATAGAACTGACAGTGTCAGGCCTCCCTCTGAATAGGCCAACAACATTTGGAGCACCTTCGCCTTCTACTCTAATGGAATCATCGATCACTAGTACCCGGGTCCAAAACTGAGATCTTATGTTCTTCACAGCGGCGGCAGTAGGTATTGGAATTTGGCTACCAGCATGAAGTATGGATTGAGGAATCTTGACTGAGAGTGTCCATGAAGATGTCCGAGAATGCCAGGTCGGATGAGAAACCAAGTGGACATATGGTGTCCTGTAGACCTGcaagttcaaaaaatacatCTAAGTCCATCTATGCATAAGCACAAGcaccaatttataaattcttacaGTTATTAATATTACGATAATCATTTcaagtaaatttttgtttctaaaaaatttctctAAAATGAAATGTTATTAAGTCAAAGTGTCAGGAAAGATATCCAGTCTATACCAGATTTTCCAGCACAGACAGgactttgtttgagaagattCTGTGAGCAAGAGACATGCAGAAATGACCAAGAATGTTCGAATTCTCCTTAAGTGGTTGGCCAGAAATTTGACTTCTAGACGAAGACATGGCCTTGTTTTTCGCTTTCACAAACACATGTTCATGAAATACTTGTCgcaaataaatttcaaaaccaAGCGGACTTGGGATCCCAAATCTCTTTGGTTTATCGACCCCTCCAAACTTCGGTCCATCAACTGACGCCGAAGGTACACATGAAGTTTCTGTGGTGTTTCTATGTGATGCACCATTTGTTTCATCATCTTGACTAGATGGTACAAGTGAAATGGAAACAGATGCTCCTTGACCTATGCTTAGGCGCAGATAGTTCTCTTTTATGCCGGTCAGGTTCACACCTAATGATGGATTGCATGCTTCACGATTTACCAAATCAAACACCTGGAAAAACAAAAGTTTAATAAGAAGTTACATACAAACTGGCAGCAAATATCCTCCTTTTTTGCATAGCTTGTGGTCGACGTAATGAGGATAAGTAATATGGAAAAAGATCGTGAGCATATTTGAGCATATTATACCTGCTCATCATGTATGGCTCGATGAACTTCACGGAGGGTTAAATGTATTTCCCTCACCCGTTCGTCATTGCTTGCATATTCCTTCCCAGGTTCTTTCGAAGAATCATTGCCCCCAGCCGGTGTCTTGGTCACGCCCGATTTCCCCAAATTAGAAGCAGAGCTCAAACCAAGAACCTCAAATTGAAGAGAGTGGCATGATTTTTGAGGCAAATTCACTGCGAGCATTCCAGCTGCATCATGCTCAATAGGAATTGTAGACAAGGAAGATGGACGAAATATAGCAGCCGAATCATATAAGGAATTGTCAAATAAGTCAATATAAAAGCCTTCATTGCCAGAGGCAGCAGCCACCAATCGATGTCGTTTAATTTTCCAGTTTTGTTGCAGTCTAGCATCCATAAGGAAACGCACTAGGATTAACATCAACATGGAGGAGAAAAGAGATGCCCCAGAGGCATTATGTAACTACAAACTGGCTTTCTCGGGCATTCACAACGTACCTAATGAGGGCACCATAAAATCTAGCTTCTCTTGCTATTTGCTCTTCTAATGATTTGGCAGATTGCTTGAAGTATTTTCCAAGATTCTGGAAATCAACATAAGACCTTAAACATAATGTACCATAGCATTTAAATGCAAAAAGTTAGGCATCGAAAGGAAATTGACATTCTAGCTGCCAGAAAACCAATAGAATACacttaaaaaatctaaatattgtTTACAGCCAATATATcctacaaatttaaaattttctttttattcatgACAAAGGCCAAATCTAGAAAGCCTCTAATACCCGGAAACACTGTAGCTTGGTAGCCGTAGACACAGCAAGGTCAGATAGATGCTCGTTTGGCAACTGCTTTGGCCGTGTCATGCCTGCAACTGTTACAGCATCATTTGCCTCTACCTGTATGTGGAACATTAATGGaacagaaaattaattaagactCGACTTTACTCTATCACCATTTTTTCACAACAATTCCTTCTGTGAACGGTGTTGTTTTACATACCAAGTGCAGAAggggagagagaaaaggaaagaagaaagcaaaatGAAACTATCATTCAGTAAAATCAAATAAGCAGTCAGAACTACACTTAGTACTACAGAGGTATCCAGAAGGCTTGCATGCTGTAAACATCAGTTCCATACAGTTCATCAAGTTGACACAGCCTATCTGATTGATTTAGTAACATGCCAAGAAATAAGTTGATTAAAGGACACATCCATCTAAAACTTAAACCCCAATCAATGCACAAATGCAAGCAATTCAAATTCTCCTAACAAGAAGCTAGATTAATGGCTTAGCAACAACAGACTACCATGAGGATGATGCATTGCAGAGATATTACCAGAAGATTAAACAAATATCATGATTTATCCTACATGTACTAGTATTTGTAATGGCCATCAATATTGATCTATGTGGTCAAACTCtaattgttgaattttaaattgacaTATATGGACATGCTCTAATTATGATACTGGTATATGAACTTTTAAAATACCTATCAAGAGTAGCTTCAGTTAAGCATTTGCATAACTAATGGAATTTATTAACTTAAACACACTCAAAGCAGAACTCACCTGAACTGCAATTATACTTTGAAGCATTGTGTACATTGCTTCACCCACATACACCAAGTCACAGAGAGAAACGAACTGTCAAATGCAAAAGCGAATAACTTAAGTTCTTTACCGTGTTGATGAGGTCGATTATGACGGAGAGCTCTTGGTGAGCCAACTGCAGGTTCTCCACCAAGCTCTGCCATGGCCATTGTTGCTGACTGGTTGATGTACCCTCCTTAGCACTTGCACCTTCAGACTTCTGCTTCTTACTTGGATCCTCTCTCTCCACCGCCCAAGCAAAGTCTATTCTCCTTATCAAGTTGACTCTCTTCTCATCATAACCTACATCACTGCCAGAAAATATGCACCAACCTGGCATTATCAATCTGTATaccaatttttacttttagtaTATATGGTGAAAAGGAAGTGTTGGACTAACGAGGGGAAGCGTTCAAAGCCATTTTCCTCCAGAGCTTCCAGCCGTTTTATTGGGAGCTTGTCGAGTGAGATTTCAAGATCTCCGTCCATTTTCTTATAGAAAGTTTCAGGGAACTCAGCCAGAAGATGCGATTCAGATCGTAGGATGCAGGAAAAACCTGGGATTTTCTGAGATTTTATGAGAGCCTTCAAATAAATTAGGGTATGACTGAGAACTCCAGAGCGACCTGTTTCTGAAACAAAAACACATTCAGACAAATAAATTGCAGCATAAGAGaatgaacaaaagaaaagaagcataaatattgaaattaatacatgaaaagaaaataatcttCTTCATCTTGAAAAACCGATTTATGTGAAAGAATGTAATTCCCGTTACTAAAGAACTTGTTCGATGGGAGtaagagagcgagagagagaaggaggaGAAAGGGGATACGAACGAGAGAGGGTTGTTGTGGTAGTGGCAGAAGGCGGAAAGGGCCATGGACGCTGCTCTTGAATTCACCCATTGCCTTGTCGGAATAGTGAAGAAAGATAAAGGAAGAAGAATGTCACCTAGCTCGCTCCCAGCAAGTCCATATGTACACACATAGCGGAAATCAAGAATGCAAAAAGTAAGTAATTAACCTTATTCTCGACAAGAGAAAAGAGGACGAACGGTTTTGTAGTGGCGGCGACGACGGTACAAAGGCTGGACAAGCAATTTAGGAATTAGGAATTTCGGCTCAATTCCCTAATTGCAAATACCAAAAGGGTTCCGGTAAGTGGGTGAGCGGCGGACTCGGAGGGCGCCGCTGTGGAACCGCGGCTTGTAGTTCACAAGGGTGGCGGGCATGAGATCCGGTGAAGAATTAGGAAGGAATTTGCTCGAGAACATCAAATTTGTAATCgatagggaaaaagaaaaatatattctgtACCAAAGTGAAAaacaatttctaaaatttttggaataataCTTTTCGAAATGAAAATTTCCTATTCAAAAACccatgaaaatttattattgaatttcaaaattcatttaattgatttttaggataaattacaacgacctcccttaaaatttggtataattataaatgctcgttgtttgaaaaattaccaataccgCTTAATTTTAACTATCGTCTATAATTAGTCCAATTCgtgagatttttatttatttttttatgacgaattgatcaaaatgttcttatggattaaaaattataattttattttttttatttttttcatagacgaagtagataaatttttttataattttttaaaattttgtcatCCATCTCGTTCGACTTttctataagtttttaattttttaaaaaaaaatatagtaaaaacaaaattgacaatttcatacctccaaataattacataattttataaaatatcaaaggggcatttataattatgtcaaatctcatggaatgtgaatgtaattttccctcctttttttattttaaataaccaATTATTAACATCTacttaatcattttttttaatttattatctttcaacgtgtcaaactaaaaaaaatcacggataaattataacgaacCCCCCTCTCCACTTGATCGATAtagaaaaatacttttctatTTGATCACCCGCTGTGTGTACAGACTCTCGGGAACACAACATACATCAGAATGCATAGAAGATCACTATCATCTTATGATAGGCGACAGATCCAATTTTGGAACTTACCAGTCTTCACACATGTTCTGACTGCACTGGAATAAGGTTTATTATAACCACATCAGAACATGGTTATATTTTACCAAGTATTAGATACAGTCGTCCTATATATGAGATTGTGTGGATCCTaaagtttgaggactaaacCCCATACTATCGGAGTCGATGAGTTCAAatcataccgatcaagccttacaaacttccatatgacgacttCCCGCGAATCAGTTCAGTCGGCTTGACAACCTTTGCCAACCAACCACTAAAATTGGATAGACGTCATGCGGCTGTCACCTATGAAACACGGTACCCATCATATGGATGCAATATTTAGTGCAAGTCACAATAAAACCCTCGATACCTATTTTCgatttggaatatttcagatCCAATcatcagaagttggtttcatagttgTCATCAAATGTGCAATCCAACTTCATTAGTTGATTAGTGATCTGTGGTTTTTGTTTCAATATACGAAAATTACAGAAGTAAGAACAACAAAGTAAAGTCAACTGAATACTTACTctcattcatttaattcaatattacaaaatgaaaagaaattgcttaaataaattacacaacaatCAATCTAATTAACTTTTTGGTAACCTACTGATAGGGTATCCCTCCTTAATCGAAGCTCGATAAATGGGGGATTCTGCCTTATCCCCAAGATCTAGATTATATCATATCCCTTCCCTTAAATATGATACTAATTTATGCATTAAAGtattaagatttattttaatggttccaatagcaaaaaaaaggtcccaataatttaatttttaaattattggatCCAACCATTTTTGCTCAGATTaatgcatattaatttataaaaataaagtatttgatTACAGTGTAATTATTACAATCAGTAACGTTTACGTATGGAACGTGAAGTAATTATGCACCCAAGCAtccatatttttcttgatttagcattttttaattacctTTTGAatggagagaaaaataaaaataaaaataaaagatttttggACTCAGAGAGAACTTTAGCAAAATTCTCCATAAATTCCCTCACTGGCAAGCGGTTATAAATCTATGGGCTAAACATGTAATTGTTAACATTTTGTGGACTCACAGATCAATAACATACATCTTCATGGACCAAGttagaaaaaatgagatttctgaattaaatgaatctgaTCTACTCagtattattgaattaaatataattgattgacTAGAGAATAATGAAATATGTACAACGTCTTAATCGCATTATGTTTGATTGGATGGATTTGAAGGtaagaatttcaaatccttaaaatatatcattagaatttatttgaattatttatgttataaaaaaattcaaattctttggATCGAAGGGATTTCAAATacttaataacaattttttttaatatgtttgaataattttaaatttaaaggattttaattttggattatgttttgataaatatgaatggattttaaattcttttcaaatggggtcatttaaaatatttttttcaaattatccctcaaattcaaattcatcaatttaaatacatcctaaatttataatgggtaaattgcataacaccCCCTATATTTTGGTGAAATAGAGCGAAATTcccttttgttaattttataggcAAAAAACTTCATGcgttatttaatatataagagTCCCTCTTCGTTGGAAACTAACGAAGCGAAGAGTAGTTGTTATTTGCCTATTTCGAAAGTGGGCTTGGTTTTTAACCTTTTTTAGGAGTACTCTATGTGTGCAAATATCCATTTTGTCCTCTCTTTTTgacatgtaaatatattattaattaatttaaatattatttaatccaaatatattttaataaattatatttatttattaaatatattaagtaatgAGCCAAATacctaaaaaatatgtaaaattctataataaaatatacattttaaatttaaatatttcatataattataatataaatcaattaaattattacatacttagtttaaatatatttaaataaattatatttatttatgaaatatattaattaaacataaaaatattatattaatctttataattatattatttaatataaataaatatttaaattaaaattatcattataagtattttaataatttttattattttttaatttttttaaaaaatattatttttacttgtttaaaaaaaataaaaaagtcatACACCTCCCCCTTCTGCCGCCCACCACCCACATTTTGCAACCCATCGACCTGGATTTGGGCGATGGCGATGGCCCAGTGAAGTGGGGGTTGACCTCGTCCTGAATCAAAAAAGGGGCGTCCGCTACCGACACCCATTTTTTGTGCTGGGCGATAGCAATGTCGCTCAAATTATGCGACGCGACACGTTAAACCTAACTAATTGAAAATAGAAAGtgtgcataatttaaaaaaaaaaaaaagaaattttttaacctatttttttaacatggAAGagttttcaattaaaattttaaaatacaatggGGACTTATACAAGTGatccatttataattattgaaggGATTGTTAGTAAGAATTTGAGTGATTCAAATGTAagtttaaagaataaaaaaaaaaaaaaaggattattGAATGAATCATCCTTAGTAATGACACAAATATTGTTCAtagaaaaacaacaacaaaaggtatttcccttttctttcctttttttggttaaaagaGCAATTgcattgattttgtttgaagCTTCAACAGAAAGGCTAtgccattttttcttttccacttttgagttaaattaaaataaaataaaatatattgctTTGTCTCCATTCCATGTGCTTCAAGTTTGGAGTTTGGACAGTATCTCATCTGACCTTTACCCAAAGTTGACCACAACCATTGACGTTTTCTCACCGAACGACAGTAGAGGTACGCCACGCTTCAATCGTCGTACCGCAAAACAAAACCAGCAACTGTGAGGGAAAAGTGCAGCCCAATACAGAGGCTTAAAGGGACTGAAGTGGCGCTGCCAGTTTTGTTCGTCAGCAACTTAGAAATTTCTGCCAATCAACCCTAAAATCAAGGCTGAATGAGAAGATCAGAATCTATGCTTTCTAATTTCTACTTTTCCACACACCATTGATTGAAGTATTCCGCcataaaaaaaacagagaagcAGATATAGATACAGTTTATTAACCGACTTGTTGATTTGCTTACCTTTGCTCTGGATTCGACTTTCATAGGGAAGAAACGGTAGATTTGGCGAGAGTATGGGTTCGCAGAGCAATCATCAGATGAAGGTGGTGACGGGAGAGTACGGATACGTCCTCGAAGATGTACCTCATTTGACCGATTACATTCCGGATCTTCCTGTAtgccttttcctttttgcCTCTTCGTTTATGCATACACGTGCTTCGTCCTTGTTTGCTATGGTTAAGTGTGTTATTTTGTATGTATTGCCTACGTTATGATGTTGTTTCACAGTGTGTATTATTGTGTGCTTGTGATTTGATGATTGTAGCGAGGAAATATGCTTGTTTGAATCTGTATATTTGATTGCTTTTGCTTGAATGCtatattttgagtatttaattTGGATCGTGAATACGCATGGCGTTATAGTGTTATTTTGCCTAGTTTTTGATGATTTCATGAGTAGTATCGCGGACATATCCTTATATCTATCTATTTATATGATGTTTTTTGCTTAAGTGTTTTGCTTTGAGTATCTGATTTGGCTCTTGAGTATTCCTGGCGTTATATGTTTACTTTGGCTCGTGTAAGTTTGTATTTATGATAGATTCGTGTTTAGTCTCAAAAACGGTACAGTATGCTGGGTTTATTGTTTGTTTGCACATTAGTATGTTATTCATCATTGagtgtat encodes:
- the LOC105173880 gene encoding mediator of RNA polymerase II transcription subunit 17; translated protein: MDGDLEISLDKLPIKRLEALEENGFERFPSDVGYDEKRVNLIRRIDFAWAVEREDPSKKQKSEGASAKEGTSTSQQQWPWQSLVENLQLAHQELSVIIDLINTVEANDAVTVAGMTRPKQLPNEHLSDLAVSTATKLQCFRNLGKYFKQSAKSLEEQIAREARFYGALIRLQQNWKIKRHRLVAAASGNEGFYIDLFDNSLYDSAAIFRPSSLSTIPIEHDAAGMLAVNLPQKSCHSLQFEVLGLSSASNLGKSGVTKTPAGGNDSSKEPGKEYASNDERVREIHLTLREVHRAIHDEQVFDLVNREACNPSLGVNLTGIKENYLRLSIGQGASVSISLVPSSQDDETNGASHRNTTETSCVPSASVDGPKFGGVDKPKRFGIPSPLGFEIYLRQVFHEHVFVKAKNKAMSSSRSQISGQPLKENSNILGHFCMSLAHRIFSNKVLSVLENLVYRTPYVHLVSHPTWHSRTSSWTLSVKIPQSILHAGSQIPIPTAAAVKNIRSQFWTRVLVIDDSIRVEGEGAPNVVGLFRGRPDTVSSINGYDCDLVDLPIILLQQVASQIIQWLHEEALTVGIKANRDFLSLAFELDQGEIVRLVAHVDPEDTKGCISWWLTVDDGLVEEHKLHPDMSDVESESRKFLGYLSLEVLYSTLLDFLNLCSC
- the LOC105173744 gene encoding uncharacterized protein LOC105173744 is translated as MATALFAKRAPFAIEETSALFRSSFSFLRNISTTTPINSSAENAVAAGGEAKKPKRKKKNLFEVAQFLPNWGIGYHMAKTHWTGVSYEITKINLYKDGRHGKAWGIAHKDGVPVADAPKKISGVHKRCWKYITNPKRTEESSQKQDLPAA